In Plantibacter sp. PA-3-X8, one DNA window encodes the following:
- a CDS encoding LacI family DNA-binding transcriptional regulator: protein MSGAISDVAALAGVSKATASRALTGRGYVSAETRERVVQAAATIGYVASPIAASLSTGRTLAIGVLTSFLNRWYFGEVLEGAEGALRARGYDLTLHHLPPDSPERDRIFDSYLTNKRFDGMISIGIEASQDEIARLLANPRPLVSIGGNIRGAHSINIDDQALGREATEHLMTLGHTRIAHITGHDAELQTDTVHGRRLAGYLAAMEDAGLTSAVHVLPAVHSLPGGYEAAAQLLRDARIRPTAVFASTDEVAIGIIIAARRLGITVPAELSVIGIDGHSYAEMFALTTFEQEPRAQGRHAVEILLQDLEDEQRTQAPDSGEPGSTVSEVRWPTRLVIRQTTTRPESAE from the coding sequence ATGAGTGGTGCCATCAGCGATGTCGCGGCCCTCGCCGGCGTCTCGAAAGCGACGGCCTCGCGAGCGCTCACCGGGCGCGGATACGTGTCGGCCGAGACCCGGGAACGGGTCGTGCAGGCCGCGGCCACGATCGGGTACGTCGCCTCGCCCATCGCCGCGAGCCTGTCCACCGGACGCACGCTGGCCATCGGTGTCCTCACCTCGTTCCTCAACCGCTGGTACTTCGGGGAGGTCCTCGAGGGCGCCGAGGGGGCACTCCGTGCGCGGGGCTACGACCTGACGCTCCACCATCTGCCGCCCGACTCCCCGGAACGCGACCGCATCTTCGACTCGTACCTCACGAACAAGCGCTTCGACGGCATGATCTCGATCGGGATCGAGGCCTCGCAGGACGAGATCGCGCGCCTGCTCGCCAACCCCCGTCCACTCGTGTCGATCGGCGGCAACATCCGCGGGGCCCACTCCATCAACATCGACGACCAGGCGCTCGGCCGCGAGGCGACGGAGCACCTCATGACGCTCGGGCACACGCGCATCGCCCACATCACCGGTCACGACGCCGAACTGCAGACGGACACCGTGCACGGCAGGCGCCTGGCCGGCTACCTCGCGGCGATGGAGGATGCAGGGCTCACCTCGGCCGTGCACGTCCTGCCCGCGGTCCACTCGTTGCCGGGCGGGTACGAGGCCGCGGCGCAGTTGCTGCGGGACGCGAGGATCCGCCCGACGGCGGTGTTCGCCTCGACGGACGAGGTGGCGATCGGCATCATCATCGCCGCACGACGCCTCGGGATCACCGTTCCGGCGGAGCTGTCGGTCATCGGGATTGACGGGCACTCCTACGCGGAGATGTTCGCGCTCACCACCTTCGAGCAGGAGCCCCGCGCGCAGGGGCGGCATGCCGTCGAGATCCTCCTCCAAGACCTGGAGGACGAGCAACGCACGCAGGCCCCGGACTCCGGGGAGCCGGGCAGCACCGTCTCCGAGGTGCGCTGGCCGACCCGTCTGGTGATCCGACAGACCACGACGCGCCCCGAGTCAGCCGAGTAG
- a CDS encoding AAA family ATPase: MIQTLAISGYRSIRDTVLPLHGLDVVTGANGTGKSNLYRALRLLASAGDGDVVGSLARDGGLSSTLWAGPEHVSRAMVDGSVPVQGTRRTGPISLRLGFATDTLGYLVDLGIPEPSTTLFGRDPEIKREQIFAGALAKPSSLLVDRHGPAVRVRDGSWRPIGRTLGTSESILTEFSDADATPEVLRVRGQVRGWRFYDQFRTDRDAPARAPQVGTRTPVLGHDGADLAAAVQTIIESGGRDRLDAAVDDAFPGSVLRVRADDGVFRLELEQPGMLRPLSAGELSDGTLRYLLLVAALLTPRPPELMVLNEPETSLHGDLLPQLARLITAASADTQLVVVSHARPLIEAMLEAGEVHEHRLVKRLGETTVEDQGLLSTPPWAWPSR; this comes from the coding sequence ATGATCCAGACGCTCGCCATCTCCGGCTACCGTTCCATCCGAGACACCGTGCTGCCGCTGCACGGCCTCGACGTCGTGACCGGCGCGAACGGCACCGGCAAGTCCAACCTCTACCGGGCACTCCGACTCCTCGCGAGTGCGGGCGACGGCGATGTCGTCGGATCCCTCGCGCGCGACGGCGGGCTCTCCTCGACGCTCTGGGCCGGCCCCGAGCACGTGAGTCGAGCCATGGTCGACGGTTCCGTCCCGGTCCAGGGCACGCGCCGCACGGGTCCGATCAGCCTGCGACTCGGGTTCGCGACGGACACGCTGGGGTATCTCGTCGACCTCGGGATCCCGGAGCCGTCCACGACGCTGTTCGGCCGCGACCCCGAGATCAAGCGGGAGCAGATCTTCGCCGGCGCACTGGCCAAACCGAGCAGCCTGCTCGTCGACCGGCACGGTCCGGCGGTCCGGGTCCGCGACGGGTCGTGGCGTCCGATCGGTCGAACGCTCGGCACCTCGGAGAGCATCCTCACCGAGTTCTCGGACGCCGACGCGACGCCCGAGGTCCTCCGCGTGCGCGGCCAGGTGCGCGGCTGGCGGTTCTACGACCAGTTCCGGACCGACCGCGACGCCCCCGCACGTGCGCCACAGGTCGGCACGAGGACGCCGGTCCTCGGCCACGACGGCGCGGACCTCGCCGCCGCGGTGCAGACGATCATCGAGTCCGGCGGTCGGGACCGGCTCGACGCCGCCGTCGACGACGCGTTCCCCGGCAGCGTGCTGCGCGTGCGCGCCGACGACGGGGTGTTCCGACTGGAGCTCGAACAGCCCGGGATGCTCCGTCCGCTCTCGGCCGGCGAGCTGTCCGACGGCACGCTCCGCTACCTGCTGCTCGTCGCGGCGCTCCTCACCCCTCGCCCGCCCGAGCTCATGGTGCTGAACGAACCCGAGACGAGCCTGCACGGCGACCTCCTCCCCCAGCTCGCTCGGCTCATCACCGCGGCGAGCGCCGACACACAGCTCGTGGTCGTCTCCCACGCCCGCCCACTCATCGAGGCCATGCTCGAGGCCGGCGAGGTGCACGAACACCGGCTGGTGAAGCGACTCGGCGAGACGACCGTCGAGGATCAGGGCCTGCTGTCGACGCCGCCGTGGGCGTGGCCGTCCCGGTGA
- a CDS encoding DUF5684 domain-containing protein, translating into MIDTILLAADDNGRAAIEFMNAPANVFGGIIGYALFVASVWGMFEKSGRSGWTAIIPIYNWYVVVKLAGFTGAATILYFIPLVNIVFGWIVGWHIGKQFDKSTVFRIFGLVLFQLIGFFILSYGSDRYVGKQADRA; encoded by the coding sequence GTGATCGACACCATCCTGCTCGCCGCTGACGACAACGGTCGTGCCGCCATCGAGTTCATGAACGCCCCCGCCAACGTCTTCGGCGGCATCATCGGCTACGCGCTGTTCGTCGCCTCCGTCTGGGGGATGTTCGAGAAGTCTGGCCGCTCCGGCTGGACCGCGATCATCCCGATCTACAACTGGTACGTCGTCGTGAAGCTCGCCGGCTTCACGGGTGCGGCGACCATCCTCTACTTCATCCCTCTCGTGAACATCGTGTTCGGGTGGATCGTCGGATGGCACATCGGCAAGCAGTTCGACAAGAGCACGGTGTTCCGGATCTTCGGACTCGTCCTGTTCCAGCTGATCGGGTTCTTCATCCTCAGCTACGGTTCGGACCGCTACGTGGGCAAGCAGGCCGACCGCGCCTAG
- the rplL gene encoding 50S ribosomal protein L7/L12: MAKLSNEELINAFKELTLIELSEFVKLFEETFEVTAAAPVAVAGPAAAGAAVEEVEEKTDFDVILEAAGDKKIQVIKTVRELTSLGLGEAKALVDGAPAAVLEGANKEAADKAKEALEAAGATVTLK; encoded by the coding sequence ATGGCAAAGCTGTCAAACGAAGAACTGATCAACGCGTTCAAGGAGCTCACGCTCATCGAGCTCAGCGAGTTCGTCAAGCTGTTCGAGGAGACCTTCGAGGTCACCGCTGCTGCTCCCGTCGCCGTCGCCGGCCCGGCTGCTGCTGGCGCTGCTGTCGAAGAGGTCGAAGAGAAGACCGACTTCGACGTCATCCTCGAGGCTGCTGGCGACAAGAAGATCCAGGTCATCAAGACGGTCCGCGAGCTCACCTCGCTCGGCCTCGGCGAGGCCAAGGCTCTCGTCGACGGCGCTCCGGCTGCCGTCCTCGAAGGCGCCAACAAGGAAGCCGCTGACAAGGCGAAGGAAGCCCTCGAGGCTGCCGGCGCCACCGTCACGCTCAAGTAG
- a CDS encoding ABC transporter substrate-binding protein produces MSFIRTRRTALPLAVLAVAGVALTACSGGSGSSGGGDDDKTVTIYGTIADTEAKLLEESWADFEKDSGITIKYESSKEFESQIGIRAQGGNPPDLAIFPQPGLLADLAKRDYLKPAPDSVKANIEKYWSKDWAAYGTVNDTVYGAPLMASVKGLVWYQPAKFKEWGVEVPKTWDELLTLTKTIQEKTGAAPWCAGFGSGDASGWPGTDWIEDLVLRQQGPDVYDDWVANKVKFTDPKIKEAFDSVGEILKNPEYVNASFGDVSSINSTEFGDVAPALASGACALHHQASFFSGFLEDAGATVAPDGDVWAFVTPGIKEGETAVTGGGEIVGAFSDDESTVKVQEYLSSPEWANKRVKLGGVISANNGLDPANASTPILSQAIEILQDEKTTFRFDASDLMPGAVGAGTFWKGLVNWINGDETDQVLKDIEAGWPSSE; encoded by the coding sequence ATGAGTTTCATTCGGACCCGCCGGACGGCCCTGCCGCTGGCCGTCCTGGCCGTCGCGGGCGTCGCGCTCACCGCTTGTTCAGGCGGATCGGGCAGCAGCGGCGGTGGCGACGACGACAAGACCGTCACCATCTACGGGACGATCGCCGACACCGAGGCGAAGCTGCTCGAGGAGAGCTGGGCCGACTTCGAGAAGGACAGCGGCATCACGATCAAGTACGAGTCCTCCAAGGAGTTCGAGTCGCAGATCGGTATCCGCGCCCAGGGCGGCAACCCGCCCGACCTCGCGATCTTCCCGCAGCCCGGCCTCCTGGCCGACCTCGCCAAGCGCGACTACCTGAAGCCCGCGCCCGACAGCGTCAAGGCGAACATCGAGAAGTACTGGTCGAAGGACTGGGCCGCCTACGGCACCGTCAACGACACCGTCTACGGCGCGCCGCTCATGGCGAGCGTCAAGGGCCTCGTCTGGTACCAGCCGGCCAAGTTCAAGGAATGGGGCGTCGAGGTCCCGAAGACCTGGGACGAGCTGCTCACGCTGACCAAGACGATCCAGGAGAAGACGGGTGCAGCTCCCTGGTGCGCCGGCTTCGGCTCCGGCGACGCCTCGGGCTGGCCCGGCACCGACTGGATCGAAGACCTCGTCCTGCGCCAGCAGGGCCCGGACGTCTACGACGACTGGGTGGCCAACAAGGTCAAGTTCACCGACCCGAAGATCAAGGAAGCGTTCGACTCGGTCGGCGAGATCCTCAAGAACCCGGAGTACGTGAACGCGAGCTTCGGCGACGTGTCCTCGATCAACTCGACCGAGTTCGGTGACGTCGCTCCGGCGCTCGCCTCCGGCGCCTGCGCACTGCACCACCAGGCATCCTTCTTCTCCGGCTTCCTCGAGGACGCCGGCGCGACCGTCGCCCCCGACGGTGACGTGTGGGCCTTCGTGACCCCCGGCATCAAGGAGGGCGAGACCGCTGTCACCGGCGGTGGCGAGATCGTCGGCGCGTTCAGCGACGACGAGAGCACCGTCAAGGTCCAGGAGTACCTCTCGAGCCCTGAGTGGGCGAACAAGCGGGTCAAGCTCGGCGGCGTCATCTCGGCCAACAACGGCCTCGACCCGGCGAACGCCTCGACCCCGATCCTCAGCCAGGCGATCGAGATCCTGCAGGACGAGAAGACCACGTTCCGCTTCGACGCCTCCGACCTGATGCCCGGTGCCGTCGGCGCCGGAACCTTCTGGAAGGGCCTCGTGAACTGGATCAACGGCGACGAGACCGACCAGGTCCTCAAGGACATCGAAGCCGGCTGGCCCTCCAGCGAGTAA
- a CDS encoding MFS transporter, translated as MSAETSARTSSVPTPTASSHGHGAGHSADLGGILHQPKAVWAVAFASVIAFMGIGLVDPILPAIAEDLQATPTQAEMLFTSYLLVTGVAMLFTSWLSSRIGAKRTLLIGLALVVLFALLAGLSDSVGAVIGFRAGWGLGNALFISTALATIVGAAAGGRANAIILYEAALGLGIAIGPLLGGLLGGIGWKWPFFGTATLMAVGFIAIVTLLKAEGPKPEPLKLSAPFKALAIPSLGILAAAALFYNIGFFTLLAYSPFPLGLDAMGLGFTFFGWGVALAITSVFVAPLLTARMRRTSVIKLVLPLLALDLVAAGLLVQSTTGLIVCIVVGGLLLGVMNTVLTESVMEATDLPSNVASSAYSSVRFLGGAIAPPAAAEIAKLLSPAAPYYVAAGSLIVAVLIVVLGRKHLARVDGPVESELDEAIAITAADAS; from the coding sequence ATGAGCGCCGAAACCAGCGCACGCACGTCCTCCGTGCCCACGCCCACGGCGTCGAGCCACGGCCACGGCGCCGGCCACAGTGCAGACCTCGGCGGCATCCTGCACCAGCCGAAGGCCGTCTGGGCGGTCGCCTTCGCGAGCGTCATCGCCTTCATGGGCATCGGCCTCGTCGACCCGATCCTCCCCGCGATCGCCGAAGACCTCCAGGCGACGCCGACCCAGGCCGAGATGCTCTTCACGAGCTACCTGCTCGTCACCGGCGTGGCCATGCTCTTCACGAGCTGGCTGTCGAGCCGGATCGGTGCCAAACGCACGCTCCTCATCGGACTCGCACTCGTCGTCCTGTTCGCCCTCCTCGCGGGCCTGTCCGACTCCGTCGGAGCCGTCATCGGCTTCCGGGCCGGCTGGGGCCTCGGCAACGCGCTCTTCATCTCGACGGCACTCGCCACCATCGTCGGTGCTGCAGCGGGCGGCCGCGCCAACGCGATCATCCTGTACGAAGCGGCACTCGGGCTCGGCATCGCGATCGGTCCACTCCTCGGTGGTCTCCTCGGCGGCATCGGCTGGAAGTGGCCGTTCTTCGGCACCGCGACGCTCATGGCCGTCGGGTTCATCGCGATCGTCACCCTGCTGAAGGCCGAGGGGCCGAAGCCTGAGCCGCTCAAGCTGTCCGCGCCGTTCAAGGCGCTGGCGATCCCGTCGCTCGGCATCCTCGCGGCAGCCGCCCTGTTCTACAACATCGGCTTCTTCACCCTGCTCGCCTACTCGCCGTTCCCGCTCGGCCTCGATGCGATGGGTCTCGGGTTCACCTTCTTCGGCTGGGGTGTCGCGCTGGCGATCACGAGCGTGTTCGTCGCACCGCTGCTCACGGCTCGGATGCGTCGCACCTCCGTGATCAAGCTGGTCCTGCCGTTGCTGGCGCTGGACCTCGTCGCGGCCGGACTCCTCGTGCAGTCCACCACCGGCCTCATCGTCTGCATCGTCGTCGGCGGACTCCTGCTCGGCGTCATGAACACGGTGCTGACCGAGTCGGTCATGGAGGCGACGGACCTGCCGAGCAACGTCGCATCCTCGGCGTACTCGTCCGTACGGTTCCTCGGTGGGGCCATCGCGCCGCCGGCCGCCGCGGAGATCGCGAAGCTCCTCTCGCCTGCCGCACCGTACTACGTGGCCGCCGGCTCGCTCATCGTCGCGGTCCTCATCGTCGTCCTCGGACGCAAGCACCTCGCCCGCGTCGACGGTCCGGTGGAGAGCGAACTCGACGAGGCCATCGCGATCACCGCAGCCGACGCGAGCTGA
- a CDS encoding MarR family winged helix-turn-helix transcriptional regulator, which translates to MTENRTHSPLHTILGDLITASHRLTRLAAQATGSSESPAVWRTLSVLTTVGPVRVGELARQSRVSQPTMTKLVQSLDERDWIKRIADVDDHRAWLIAIAPKGTAALLAWLDELTNALEPAFTDLEDDDLAAIARTVEIIQARVAVEIASELTA; encoded by the coding sequence ATGACCGAGAACCGTACGCATTCACCCCTGCACACCATCCTCGGCGACCTCATCACGGCATCGCACCGGCTCACCCGCCTTGCCGCCCAGGCCACCGGATCCTCCGAATCGCCCGCCGTCTGGCGCACGCTCTCCGTGCTCACCACGGTCGGCCCCGTCCGGGTCGGCGAACTGGCCCGCCAGAGCCGGGTGTCCCAACCCACGATGACGAAGCTCGTGCAGAGCCTCGACGAGCGCGACTGGATCAAACGGATCGCCGACGTCGACGACCACCGCGCGTGGCTCATCGCCATCGCCCCCAAGGGGACGGCCGCCCTCCTCGCCTGGCTGGACGAGCTCACCAACGCCCTGGAGCCGGCCTTCACCGACCTCGAGGACGACGACCTCGCTGCGATCGCCAGGACGGTCGAGATCATCCAGGCCCGCGTGGCCGTCGAGATCGCCTCGGAGCTGACGGCATGA
- the rplJ gene encoding 50S ribosomal protein L10: protein MANKEASVAELTEKFQSSTAVLLTEYRGLTVAQLKNLRKSISADATYAVVKNTLTKIAANNAGISSFDDELAGPSAIAFVHGDPVTVAKALRDFAKANPLLVVKGGYFDGNPLTAEEVGKLADLESREVLLAKLAGAVKASLFGAAYLFNAPLSKAVRTVEALREKQESAAE, encoded by the coding sequence ATGGCGAACAAGGAAGCCTCGGTTGCCGAACTCACGGAGAAGTTCCAGAGCTCGACTGCCGTTCTGCTGACCGAGTACCGCGGCCTCACTGTTGCTCAGCTCAAGAACCTGCGCAAGAGCATCAGTGCGGACGCAACCTACGCCGTGGTGAAGAACACGCTGACCAAGATCGCGGCGAACAACGCCGGCATCTCGTCGTTCGACGACGAGCTCGCCGGTCCGTCCGCGATCGCATTCGTGCACGGTGACCCGGTCACCGTCGCGAAGGCTCTTCGTGACTTCGCCAAGGCAAACCCTCTCCTCGTGGTCAAGGGCGGTTACTTCGACGGTAACCCGCTGACCGCTGAAGAAGTCGGCAAGCTCGCCGACCTCGAGTCCCGTGAAGTGCTGCTGGCAAAGCTTGCCGGCGCCGTCAAGGCCTCGCTGTTCGGAGCTGCCTACCTCTTCAACGCACCGCTCTCGAAGGCCGTTCGCACGGTCGAGGCGCTGCGCGAGAAGCAGGAGTCCGCGGCCGAGTAA